The Enterobacter huaxiensis sequence GCTACGCGGGTAACGCTGGGTGTAGTTATAGTGAGACCCTTTGGTATGCAGGATAACCATATGCTTACCGTCCGGGTTACCGTTTAACGAGTTTTTCATCTCGTCGATTAACAGCATGTCATCCACCGGTTTGCCACGGTTGCGCGGCTCCGCGCCAATCTGCTCACGGTACGCGATATTCTTCGCCATGGTGTTGCTGTAGAACCACATCTCGCTTTGCATTGCATACAGGTCAGAGGTGAATCCGAGCTGATGCAGCACGGAGAAGACGTTCTGCTCTTTAAGGGTTCGCTGCGGGTTATCATCCGCCCCGCCTTCGCGCACGAACATGCAGCGCAGAGAGAGCTTGGTGGCGGTGTCACAGGAGTAGCCACGGTAGGCGACCAGGTTTTTCTCCTGCGCCAGCTCCGGGGTGGTGTCACGGTCATAACCCAGGATACCCATGTGATCCCAGCGGGTCGTTTCGCCGATAATAAAGATAACGTAGGTATCATCGATATCTTTCGGCGCCTCGTAGGTAAACTTCTTCGCCGGGTTCATCAACGATTTGTTATCAGAGGATTCATCCACCTGCGCCCAGGCATATAACCCCAACGCGGAAATCCAGTTGGACGGCAGATAGGAGTTCGCCACCACGCCGCCATAGCTTGGCATATCAACGCCTGAGGTACGCTCATCGTTCCTCTGCTTCACTTCCAGCAGACGGATAGGCCCCCAGACCATCAGCCCGGCCAGCAGAACGACGGCAACGCTTCTGAAACGCTTGCCAGGGGTGCGGATCTGGTGTACCAGGGTATAGCGGCAGCGGTTGCTCCAGATGAGCAGCAGCGGCAAGGCGCTCACCGCCACCAGCCAGAGAATAAAGTGCAGGCCCACGACCTCTTTAGAGAGATCGATATCCGTGGTCATCACCGAGGCAATAATGCCGTAGCCAATCACCACGTTCATAAAGGTCATGTAATAGCTGGCCCCAGCCGAGCACAGCACGATAAACGTTGCCAGCACGCGCCAGACGCGGCGGCCAAACAGTGTGAGAAGACGAAATAAGAAGAAGGTGACCAGTACCGCAGCGACCAATTCGACAACCGCTGCAATTCCTTTCCAGACGGTAAAATCTTGCGCGTAACCGTCAAACCGACGGAAAAACACTGCGCCATTCATAAACAGGCCGATGTACAACGCCAGCAAAAAGCAGAGCTTTTGTTGCGCCATCGATT is a genomic window containing:
- the eptB gene encoding kdo(2)-lipid A phosphoethanolamine 7''-transferase; the encoded protein is MKYIKSMAQQKLCFLLALYIGLFMNGAVFFRRFDGYAQDFTVWKGIAAVVELVAAVLVTFFLFRLLTLFGRRVWRVLATFIVLCSAGASYYMTFMNVVIGYGIIASVMTTDIDLSKEVVGLHFILWLVAVSALPLLLIWSNRCRYTLVHQIRTPGKRFRSVAVVLLAGLMVWGPIRLLEVKQRNDERTSGVDMPSYGGVVANSYLPSNWISALGLYAWAQVDESSDNKSLMNPAKKFTYEAPKDIDDTYVIFIIGETTRWDHMGILGYDRDTTPELAQEKNLVAYRGYSCDTATKLSLRCMFVREGGADDNPQRTLKEQNVFSVLHQLGFTSDLYAMQSEMWFYSNTMAKNIAYREQIGAEPRNRGKPVDDMLLIDEMKNSLNGNPDGKHMVILHTKGSHYNYTQRYPRSFAKWTPECLGVDKDCTKEQLINSYDNSVMYVDHFIKSVIDQVRDKKAIVFYAADHGESINEFEHLHGTPRKMAPPEQFRVPMMVWMSDSYLQDPEKAKMFDHLKKEAEMKVPRRHVELYDTIMGCLGYTSPNGGINENNNWCKLPESTNKAAQ